The genomic DNA CTTACGCAAAAGGTCGACGTGCTTGTCATTGCACCGCAGGACGCGACGCAGGCGGCCTCGATGGTCGATAAGGCAAAAGCTCAGGGCATTCCCGTTGTCAGTTATGACCGCCTTATCAACTCAGACAAGATCGACCTGTACATATCCCATCAAGTGCCCGTCATCGGCAAAAAGATCGCTGAGTATGCATTGCAGAATATGCCGAAGGGAAATTACGTGATGGTCCTCGGCTCGTCCACTGACAACAACGCTCATATTATGGAGAAGGCTCAGATGGAGGTTTTTCAAGCCGCGATCGATAAAGGCGATATCAAGATCGTCGCAAGGCAGAATATTCAAGATTGGAAGCCCGAACTGGCGTTGAACTTCGCTGAAAATGCGTTGACGCAGAATAATGACAACATTCAGGCGTTCATTGTCTCGAACGACGGGATGGCCGGCGGAGTAGCAAGTGCTCTCAGCAAGAAAGGGTTGGCCGGCAAGATCATCGTGACAGGGCAGGATGCCGACAAAGGTGCCCTCCAGCGAATCGTCGAAGGTAAGCAATCAATGACCGTATATAAGCCGATAATTCCACTCGCAAGTGCTGCCGTCGAGGCTGCTATCAAGCTTGCGAAAAAAGAGCCGCTCGATACCAAGCCATTCAAGAAAGATGATGCGAGTAAAGAAGTTCCGGCGATCTTGCTTGAGGTGACGACCGTCGATAAGGGCAACATTATGGAAACGATCATCAAGGACGGCTATGCAAAGTTCGAAGACGTCTACCAAAATGTGCCGGAGGCCGACCGTCCGAAACGCTGAGCGGTATTAACATGAGAAAAGTAGTTCTGGCACTTGATCTCGGCGGTACGAACGCACGTTTTGCCGCCGTTCGCGAGGACGGCCAAGTGCTCGCCAGGGCACACGGTAAGACGCCGCGATTCGGCACGTCGGGGCCTGTGCTGCAAATGATCTCGGGCGGATTTGCCGAGGTCACTGAGATGCTCGCGGGCCAGACTTTCATCGGCGTGGCTGCAGCTGTTCCATTTGGTTCGGGCCAGGGCGTTTTGACAGATCTGCCGAATCTGCCGGCACTTGAAGGCGTCGATCTCGGCGACGAAATAAGGCGGAGCATCGGGCTCACGGTCGAAATAGTGAATGATGCGACAGCTGCGACGATTGGCGAACATTGGCTCGGAGCATCGCAAGGGTTCGAAAATGTCATCGGGGTCACGCTCGGGACAGGCGTCGGCGGCGGACTGATCATCGGCGGCCGGCCATATTTCGGCGCGAGCGGTTCTGCCGGCGAGGTCGGCCATATCTGTGTTGAACCGGACGGCCCGCCGTGCGGCTGCGGAAGCCGCGGCTGCGTCGAACAATTCGCGTCTGGGACAGCGATCGTCCGAATGGCGAACGAGGCCGGATCATCAGTGGAATCTTCGCTAGAACTTTTCGAATTTGCAAAGTCCGGAAACGAGTCCGCCGCCGCGGTGTTTCACAAAATGGGTACGTATCTCGGCATCGCATTTGCGGGCTTGGTCAATTTGCTCAACCCGGATCTGATAGTGGTCGGCGGCGGCGTTTCGGCGGGTTGGGAATTGTTCATCGAAGATGTTCGAAATGAGGTGAGTAAAAGGGCATTTCGCGATCCGGCAGAACGTGTTAAGATTGTTCGCGCTTCGCTGGGCGACGATGCCGGGGTTCTGGGTGCAGCCCGAATCGCGTTCGAGCGGATAGGCTAAATCATTTTCTCTGACCAGAAAAAGTAAACAATGGATACATATCACAAAATGCTTTTAAAGGTGTTCGAGGCTTCCGGAGGCCGCGAGAGCGTCGACGTCGATTTCGTCGAGATCGCCAAACGCGAGGGCTATTTCCCGAGTATCGACGACATCGTCTCGCACATGAAGTCCGAAAGTTGGGTGA from Acidobacteriota bacterium includes the following:
- a CDS encoding substrate-binding domain-containing protein, giving the protein MKLKLIVTVIAAFLAVSCSSGPKEKKIKIGFAMATVKEERWQRDRDAFEAHCKKMNVECVVTVADNSPDRQANDVDNLLTQKVDVLVIAPQDATQAASMVDKAKAQGIPVVSYDRLINSDKIDLYISHQVPVIGKKIAEYALQNMPKGNYVMVLGSSTDNNAHIMEKAQMEVFQAAIDKGDIKIVARQNIQDWKPELALNFAENALTQNNDNIQAFIVSNDGMAGGVASALSKKGLAGKIIVTGQDADKGALQRIVEGKQSMTVYKPIIPLASAAVEAAIKLAKKEPLDTKPFKKDDASKEVPAILLEVTTVDKGNIMETIIKDGYAKFEDVYQNVPEADRPKR
- a CDS encoding ROK family protein; protein product: MRKVVLALDLGGTNARFAAVREDGQVLARAHGKTPRFGTSGPVLQMISGGFAEVTEMLAGQTFIGVAAAVPFGSGQGVLTDLPNLPALEGVDLGDEIRRSIGLTVEIVNDATAATIGEHWLGASQGFENVIGVTLGTGVGGGLIIGGRPYFGASGSAGEVGHICVEPDGPPCGCGSRGCVEQFASGTAIVRMANEAGSSVESSLELFEFAKSGNESAAAVFHKMGTYLGIAFAGLVNLLNPDLIVVGGGVSAGWELFIEDVRNEVSKRAFRDPAERVKIVRASLGDDAGVLGAARIAFERIG